Below is a genomic region from Candidatus Aminicenantes bacterium.
CTGGCGCGGCCCAACGGCAAGCTCGAGGAAGGGGCGCTCAAGCTGAAATTCCCGCTTATCCTCAAGCTGAACAAGGAGGATGCCAGCATCGGCATTTCCGAGGATTCGGTGGTCGGTGATTTTGCCGGCCTGCAGCGGCAGCTGAAATTTTTATTCGACAATTACCGCCAGGATGTGCTGATCGAGGAATGCCTGCCTGGGCGGGAGATCAGCGCCGCCATCCTCGGCGACCGGGTGCTGCCGCTCTCCGAGATTTCCTATGCCGACCTGCCGGCCCATCTGCCCAAGATCGTCACCTATGAGGCCAAGTGGTCGCCGCACAGCGCCTACTGCCTGGGCACGACGCCGGTCTGCCCGGCCGAGGTGGACGAGCCGCTGCGCCTGCTGATCGAAAAAACGGCCCTGGCCGCGTTCAACGCCATGGATTGCCGCGACTACGCGCGGGTCGATTTCCGCCTCAGCCCCAGGAACATCCCCCATGTCATCGACGTCAATCCCAATCCCGACCTGTCGCCCGATGCCGGCTTCATCCGTTCGGCGTCCCGCGCCGGACTCAGCTATGAGGATGTGTTGTTCGCCCTGGTCGAATTCGCCCTGCAGCGCGGCAGCGCCAGCGGCCGCCCCATCGCCGAACGGCGAAAACACCTGGAAACCTATCTGCAGGAATTGAAAAGCTGAATGCCGACGGTTGGCGTTCCGGGATGCATAGCGCCGCTTTTGGTTTACTCGCTCTCGGGGATGATGATGTCTACCGATTCGAAGCCCAGCAAGCGGAAGAATTTTTCCAGCATCTGCCGTCCCTGCTCGGCGCTGTTCTTCAGGATCCCCTTTTCCCTGGCGTTGCGGTCGAAGATGCGCCGGGCGTCCTCGTGGAATTTTTTGCTCTCCTCGAAGCTGATCTCCCCGTCCTCGATGAAGGTTTCGAAGCCGCTGGGGTTGATGATCACTTCCAGTATTCGGGCCGGCGGCAGCTTGACCACGATCGACTTGTCGCGGCGGATGATCGATTTTTCGCTCAGTTCCGACAGGTCGAAGCCGGAGATCACCTCGCCCTTGGCGATGAAGATCAGCCGCTTGTCGGCGCTGAGCACCGGGGTGCGGATGATGCCGGTGTCGTAAACGGTTTCGTCGTAGAAAGTCTGGGTGAACATCTGGGCGATATTCTTCACCTGCTGGATGATGACCGGGGTTTCGTCGATGCGCGACTGCTGGATATGAAAAATACTGCTCAATGAAGGCAGTAGGCCGATCTTGGCCAGCGGGTTGTAGAGCATGA
It encodes:
- a CDS encoding D-alanine--D-alanine ligase; this translates as MRQEKILICYNEPVGIYDNYSGKSANAAEIEDSSDPGLTPQVSEIQKILQQKFLQVETLSFSRDFAKALRRILQLTPDIILNFVEALEGDTNFEGHIAGAFEILDIEFTGNRALTLGNCLNKLKTKQILRSLGVRSPRSMLARPNGKLEEGALKLKFPLILKLNKEDASIGISEDSVVGDFAGLQRQLKFLFDNYRQDVLIEECLPGREISAAILGDRVLPLSEISYADLPAHLPKIVTYEAKWSPHSAYCLGTTPVCPAEVDEPLRLLIEKTALAAFNAMDCRDYARVDFRLSPRNIPHVIDVNPNPDLSPDAGFIRSASRAGLSYEDVLFALVEFALQRGSASGRPIAERRKHLETYLQELKS
- a CDS encoding DUF4230 domain-containing protein, with protein sequence MKRLLAILQIVLLLFIVFMLYNPLAKIGLLPSLSSIFHIQQSRIDETPVIIQQVKNIAQMFTQTFYDETVYDTGIIRTPVLSADKRLIFIAKGEVISGFDLSELSEKSIIRRDKSIVVKLPPARILEVIINPSGFETFIEDGEISFEESKKFHEDARRIFDRNAREKGILKNSAEQGRQMLEKFFRLLGFESVDIIIPESE